A genome region from Paludibacterium sp. B53371 includes the following:
- a CDS encoding methyl-accepting chemotaxis protein — protein sequence MKNLKVRQVLLLIAAVGIVGMLLVAAIGVYQLNAQQNRAVAGFGRAGEDMHILLEVESASLEFKKQVQEWKDILLRGNDPAKFDKYYGNFQTRETAMDEHLRKAQAGLKGQGHDDLAAEIDGLLQTHKDFGQKYRDALSHYDKADPNASHVVDKLVAGMDRPMTEALSSFGQKIEKASLQSADDEIASLATAFNASLVMFGVILAVVMAGVMVIVVSATRAILSQLGGEPSDGARVAQAMASGNLAVSIKASGGVDSLMASMETMRVGLRNIVSNVRTVSQGLSSAALQQSKVSEQVATSSHHQSSASSSVAAAIEEMSVSIQHVSDSAREAKEISEQMKSLSGESGAMRAMVADMQSLSQSVLSAQEMIRELGTQSQQIQSIVLVVRDIADQTNLLALNAAIEAARAGEQGRGFAVVADEVRKLAERTAQSTVEISQMAEKIQSGATAAISGMEGAAQLVKTGSERAGQAVESVQEINQGAERMIRGVTEIHHALSEQSIASHDVATSVERIAQSAQENTAVVDLATEAAKQLEQLARDLEKEVSRFAL from the coding sequence ATGAAAAATCTTAAAGTCAGACAGGTCCTGTTGCTGATTGCCGCGGTGGGGATCGTGGGCATGCTGCTGGTAGCCGCCATTGGCGTATACCAGCTTAATGCACAGCAAAATCGTGCAGTCGCCGGGTTTGGGCGTGCCGGCGAGGACATGCATATCTTGCTGGAGGTTGAGTCCGCCAGCCTGGAGTTCAAGAAGCAGGTGCAGGAGTGGAAGGATATCCTGCTGCGCGGTAATGATCCGGCTAAATTCGACAAGTACTACGGCAATTTCCAGACCCGTGAAACGGCGATGGATGAGCATCTGCGCAAGGCGCAGGCAGGACTCAAGGGCCAGGGCCATGACGATCTGGCAGCCGAAATCGACGGACTGCTGCAAACCCACAAGGATTTCGGCCAGAAATATCGTGATGCGCTCAGTCACTATGACAAGGCGGATCCCAATGCCTCGCATGTGGTCGACAAGCTGGTCGCTGGCATGGACCGGCCGATGACCGAGGCGCTGAGCAGCTTTGGCCAGAAAATCGAGAAAGCCTCGCTGCAGTCCGCCGATGATGAAATCGCCTCCCTGGCCACGGCGTTCAATGCTTCGCTGGTGATGTTCGGGGTGATTCTGGCCGTGGTCATGGCCGGTGTGATGGTGATTGTGGTCTCTGCCACCCGGGCGATTCTGTCGCAACTGGGGGGCGAGCCGAGTGATGGCGCCCGTGTGGCCCAGGCCATGGCCTCCGGCAATCTGGCCGTGAGCATCAAGGCCTCCGGCGGGGTGGATAGTCTGATGGCCTCGATGGAGACCATGCGCGTCGGGCTGCGCAACATCGTCAGCAATGTCCGTACGGTGTCGCAGGGCTTGTCCAGTGCTGCCCTGCAGCAGTCGAAGGTGTCCGAGCAGGTGGCCACCAGCTCGCATCATCAATCCAGTGCATCATCCAGTGTCGCCGCCGCCATCGAAGAGATGTCGGTCAGTATCCAGCATGTTTCGGACAGTGCGCGCGAGGCCAAGGAAATCTCCGAACAGATGAAGTCGCTGTCGGGCGAGAGTGGCGCGATGCGCGCCATGGTGGCCGACATGCAGTCGTTGTCGCAGTCCGTGCTGTCGGCGCAGGAGATGATCCGCGAACTGGGCACCCAGTCGCAGCAGATCCAGAGCATCGTGCTGGTGGTTCGCGATATTGCCGACCAGACCAACCTGCTGGCCCTGAATGCGGCCATCGAGGCGGCACGGGCCGGTGAGCAGGGGCGGGGCTTTGCTGTCGTGGCCGACGAGGTGCGCAAGTTGGCCGAACGCACGGCACAATCCACGGTGGAAATCTCGCAGATGGCGGAGAAGATCCAGAGCGGGGCGACTGCGGCCATCTCCGGCATGGAGGGCGCTGCTCAACTGGTCAAGACCGGTTCCGAGCGCGCAGGTCAGGCGGTGGAGTCGGTTCAGGAGATTAATCAGGGCGCAGAACGCATGATCCGTGGCGTGACTGAAATCCACCATGCGCTGTCCGAGCAGAGTATTGCCAGTCATGACGTCGCCACCAGTGTCGAGCGCATTGCCCAGTCCGCACAGGAAAATACCGCCGTCGTCGATCTGGCGACAGAGGCGGCCAAGCAACTGGAGCAGTTGGCGCGGGATCTGGAGAAAGAAGTCAGCCGCTTCGCGCTGTAA
- a CDS encoding NTP transferase domain-containing protein: MGQTGILITAAGRGERFIQAGGEGNKLNAVLGGNGEETVFARTLRQALDSGLPVHVVTRPDNTAVLQLCRALQIPLTLLASHGLGDSIAAGVSATRHWQGWLIHLADMPFVTPEVFRQVATALREHEIVRPQYGDLPGHPVGFAMSMRAGLMALTGDQGARSLLEDNEVCQLAINDAAVVCDIDLPAHLAGRRSNEA; encoded by the coding sequence ATGGGCCAGACAGGCATTCTGATCACGGCTGCCGGGCGAGGCGAGCGCTTTATCCAGGCCGGCGGCGAGGGTAACAAGCTCAATGCGGTGCTGGGGGGTAATGGCGAAGAGACTGTCTTTGCCCGCACCTTGCGCCAGGCACTGGACAGCGGCCTGCCGGTGCATGTCGTCACCCGTCCGGACAATACTGCCGTCCTGCAATTGTGCCGTGCGCTGCAAATCCCCCTGACCCTGCTGGCCAGCCACGGGCTGGGTGACTCGATTGCCGCGGGCGTCAGCGCCACGCGCCACTGGCAAGGCTGGCTGATTCACCTGGCCGACATGCCGTTTGTCACGCCGGAGGTGTTCCGCCAGGTGGCCACGGCGCTACGCGAACACGAGATCGTCCGCCCGCAGTATGGCGACCTGCCGGGGCACCCGGTCGGTTTTGCCATGAGCATGCGGGCAGGCTTGATGGCACTGACGGGCGATCAGGGCGCACGCAGCCTGCTGGAAGACAACGAAGTCTGCCAGCTGGCCATCAACGATGCGGCGGTGGTGTGTGATATCGATTTGCCCGCACATCTGGCGGGCAGAAGGTCGAATGAGGCTTAA
- the selD gene encoding selenide, water dikinase SelD, protein MAEIKLTQLSHGGGCGCKIAPAVLQSILADARDKTPFPDLLVGAETSDDAAVYRLNDRQAIVATTDFFMPIVDDARDFGRIAATNALSDIYAMGATPIMALAIVGMPVNVLPLETIRAILAGGEEVCSAAGIPIAGGHSIDAPEPIYGLVALGVVDPAQLKRNSGARAGDVLILGKPLGIGMLAQAMKKGLLDADGYQALINVTTRLNKVGSELAALDEVHALTDVTGFGLLGHLLELCRGAGLGAALDLSALPVIPAVRAFAEQGIGPGAIERNLQSFAAELDMPDSAPAWQRRLLADPQTSGGLLVSVAPTAAAQVLQRFHAAGFAEAAVIGQLTTGAVRVVAR, encoded by the coding sequence ATGGCTGAAATCAAGTTGACACAATTGTCTCACGGCGGTGGATGCGGGTGCAAAATTGCGCCCGCGGTCTTGCAGTCCATTCTAGCTGATGCCCGCGACAAAACACCCTTTCCGGATTTGCTGGTCGGCGCAGAAACCAGTGACGATGCGGCGGTCTACCGCCTCAATGACCGGCAGGCGATTGTCGCTACCACCGATTTCTTCATGCCGATTGTCGACGATGCCCGCGATTTTGGCCGTATCGCCGCCACCAATGCGCTGTCCGATATCTATGCCATGGGCGCCACGCCGATCATGGCGCTGGCCATTGTCGGCATGCCGGTCAATGTGCTGCCGCTGGAAACCATCCGTGCCATTCTGGCCGGTGGTGAAGAAGTCTGTTCGGCCGCCGGCATTCCGATTGCCGGCGGCCACTCCATCGATGCCCCTGAGCCGATCTATGGCCTGGTGGCACTGGGTGTGGTCGATCCTGCCCAACTCAAGCGCAACAGTGGTGCACGGGCCGGGGATGTGCTGATTCTCGGCAAGCCGCTCGGCATTGGCATGCTGGCTCAGGCGATGAAGAAAGGCCTGCTGGATGCCGATGGCTATCAGGCGCTGATCAATGTGACCACGCGGCTGAACAAGGTCGGCAGCGAGCTGGCGGCCCTGGATGAGGTACATGCGCTGACCGACGTCACCGGTTTCGGCCTGTTGGGGCATTTGCTGGAGTTGTGCCGCGGCGCCGGATTGGGGGCGGCGCTGGATCTGTCCGCGCTGCCTGTCATTCCTGCCGTGCGCGCGTTTGCCGAGCAGGGCATCGGCCCGGGCGCCATCGAACGCAATCTGCAAAGCTTTGCCGCCGAGCTCGACATGCCGGACAGCGCGCCAGCTTGGCAGCGCCGTCTGCTGGCCGATCCGCAGACCAGTGGCGGCTTGCTGGTCAGTGTGGCACCCACTGCCGCGGCGCAGGTGCTGCAACGTTTCCATGCCGCCGGATTTGCCGAGGCAGCGGTCATCGGGCAATTGACGACCGGCGCAGTGCGCGTGGTGGCGCGCTGA
- the mnmC gene encoding bifunctional tRNA (5-methylaminomethyl-2-thiouridine)(34)-methyltransferase MnmD/FAD-dependent 5-carboxymethylaminomethyl-2-thiouridine(34) oxidoreductase MnmC, translated as MTTTAQLDWPEGLPFSTAFGDVYFSRDSGLDETRHVFIDGNDLPQRFAALEDNLLFSIGETGFGTGLNFLCAWQCFRRHAPAGARLAYVSVEKFPLSASDLRRALALWPELADEAGALCAQYGILPPGWHRFLFDEGRISLTLIIGDATESLQQVDGSIDAWFLDGFSPAKNPQMWSDELFLTMANLSADRASFATFTSAGFVRRGLQAAGFAVEKVPGHGSKREMSRGVYQAGSSARPWKAPWYSHPPRPEAQERHAVVVGGGVAGAASAWSLARRGWQVTLIERHPALAREGSGNEQGILYARLSPHATPLTQLVLAGYRFSLTLLQQLFAGQPDAWQPCGVLQLPVDEDERKKQHALINSGLADGWVEWLDRAAASERAGVALPQGGLFFPHAGWLHPAALANTLSAHPNIRVTTDTSVLELSRNADNDLWVVSGENGAVALGSVVILAGAAESAAFDSTSHLPLKRIRGQVTHLPATAESQSLRTVLCHEGYVAPAHRGQHTLGASFKFNVEHLQLTAEEHQENLAMLRDMAPALHQACQADTLDLTRLAGRAAWRCTSPDYLPLIGPVAPLREFVRTYASLALDASLKLEHPTPWATGLYVNTAHGSRGMITAPLSGEILAAQICGEPAPLPQSLMQAVHPNRFLLRNLMRGKLNPNEYE; from the coding sequence ATGACCACTACTGCCCAACTCGACTGGCCTGAAGGGCTGCCCTTCTCCACAGCTTTCGGCGATGTGTATTTCTCGCGCGACAGCGGACTGGATGAGACCCGGCACGTATTCATCGACGGCAACGACCTGCCGCAACGCTTTGCCGCACTCGAAGACAACCTGCTGTTCAGCATTGGCGAAACCGGTTTCGGTACCGGACTGAATTTCCTCTGTGCCTGGCAGTGCTTCCGCCGGCATGCCCCCGCTGGGGCACGCCTGGCCTATGTATCGGTGGAGAAATTCCCGCTGTCGGCGTCTGATTTGCGCCGGGCACTGGCGCTGTGGCCCGAGCTGGCCGATGAGGCCGGTGCCTTGTGTGCGCAGTACGGCATTCTGCCGCCGGGCTGGCACCGTTTCCTGTTCGATGAGGGCCGGATCAGTCTGACACTGATCATCGGCGATGCCACGGAAAGCCTGCAGCAGGTTGACGGCAGTATCGATGCCTGGTTTCTCGACGGCTTCTCGCCGGCCAAGAACCCGCAGATGTGGTCGGACGAACTGTTCCTGACCATGGCGAACTTGTCGGCAGACCGGGCCAGTTTCGCTACCTTCACCAGTGCGGGCTTTGTCCGGCGCGGCTTGCAGGCAGCCGGTTTCGCTGTCGAGAAGGTTCCCGGCCATGGCAGCAAGCGCGAGATGAGTCGTGGCGTCTATCAGGCAGGATCATCCGCCAGACCGTGGAAAGCCCCCTGGTACAGCCATCCGCCCCGCCCCGAAGCACAAGAACGCCATGCCGTGGTGGTCGGTGGCGGGGTAGCCGGCGCGGCCAGTGCCTGGAGTCTGGCGCGCCGCGGCTGGCAGGTCACGCTGATCGAGCGTCACCCGGCGCTGGCCAGAGAAGGATCCGGCAATGAGCAGGGCATCCTGTATGCGCGCCTGTCGCCGCATGCCACCCCGCTGACCCAGCTGGTACTGGCCGGCTATCGCTTTTCGCTGACGCTCTTGCAGCAGTTGTTTGCCGGGCAGCCGGATGCCTGGCAACCCTGCGGCGTGCTGCAACTGCCGGTCGACGAAGACGAGCGGAAAAAACAGCACGCCCTGATCAACAGCGGACTGGCCGACGGCTGGGTGGAATGGCTGGATCGCGCGGCGGCCAGCGAACGGGCCGGTGTGGCACTCCCTCAGGGCGGATTGTTTTTCCCGCATGCCGGCTGGCTGCATCCGGCAGCACTGGCCAACACGCTGAGCGCTCATCCGAATATCCGCGTCACCACCGATACCTCGGTGCTGGAGCTGTCTCGCAATGCAGACAATGATCTCTGGGTGGTGAGCGGCGAGAACGGTGCCGTTGCCCTGGGCTCAGTGGTCATTCTGGCCGGTGCGGCGGAAAGTGCCGCCTTTGACAGCACCAGCCATCTGCCACTCAAGCGGATTCGCGGCCAGGTCACACACTTGCCTGCCACGGCAGAAAGCCAGTCATTGCGGACGGTGCTGTGCCACGAAGGTTATGTGGCGCCGGCACACCGGGGACAGCACACGCTCGGCGCCAGCTTCAAGTTCAACGTCGAGCACTTGCAGCTGACCGCCGAGGAGCATCAGGAGAATCTGGCGATGCTGCGCGACATGGCGCCAGCCTTGCATCAGGCCTGCCAGGCCGACACGCTGGACCTCACCCGGCTCGCCGGTCGCGCCGCCTGGCGCTGCACCAGCCCGGACTACCTGCCGCTGATCGGCCCGGTCGCACCGCTGCGCGAATTTGTCCGCACCTATGCCAGTCTGGCCCTGGATGCATCGCTCAAGCTGGAGCACCCGACGCCCTGGGCAACCGGGCTGTATGTCAACACGGCGCATGGTTCACGCGGCATGATCACCGCGCCGCTGTCGGGCGAAATCCTGGCCGCGCAGATTTGCGGCGAACCGGCCCCGCTGCCGCAATCGCTGATGCAGGCCGTGCACCCCAATCGCTTCCTGTTGCGCAACCTGATGCGCGGCAAGCTGAACCCGAACGAATACGAGTAA
- the mnmH gene encoding tRNA 2-selenouridine(34) synthase MnmH, with the protein MFFKVATVAQLAAFDEIIDVRSPSEYAEDHIPGAMNCPVLDDEERARVGTLYCQQSPFAARRVGAALVARHIAEHIEQHFHDRPKSWRPLIYCWRGGQRSASMALIMGQIGWSAHQLEKGYKAYRQQVLLDLEQLPASLDFRVLTGPTGSGKSRLLATLARQQRQVLDLEGLACHRGSVLGQVPGEPQPGQKAFEGALRQALCRFDPSLPVFIEAESRHIGRLTLPNALLAAMHRAPAIRLDVPLAERVQFLLQDYDFLTRDPLHLRCQLERLRALYPREQWQAWQAMIEAGQFARLVEQLLQQHYDPLYQRSTSRHFVADTRSLPLADVSESALERAASML; encoded by the coding sequence ATGTTCTTCAAGGTCGCGACCGTAGCACAGCTCGCCGCATTTGACGAGATTATCGACGTACGCTCACCGAGTGAATATGCCGAAGATCATATTCCTGGCGCAATGAACTGCCCCGTACTCGATGACGAGGAGCGTGCACGCGTCGGGACACTGTATTGTCAGCAATCCCCCTTTGCGGCCAGGCGCGTCGGCGCGGCGCTGGTGGCGCGTCATATTGCCGAGCATATCGAGCAGCATTTCCACGACCGTCCCAAGTCCTGGCGCCCGCTGATCTATTGCTGGCGTGGCGGGCAGCGCTCCGCCTCAATGGCACTGATCATGGGGCAGATCGGCTGGAGTGCCCATCAGTTGGAAAAGGGCTACAAGGCCTATCGCCAGCAGGTCTTGCTGGATCTCGAACAGTTACCGGCCAGCCTGGACTTCCGCGTGCTGACCGGCCCGACCGGTTCGGGCAAAAGCCGCCTGCTGGCCACCCTGGCGCGCCAGCAGCGTCAGGTACTGGATCTGGAGGGGCTGGCCTGCCACCGCGGCTCGGTACTGGGCCAGGTGCCCGGCGAACCGCAGCCGGGTCAGAAAGCCTTCGAGGGTGCTCTGCGCCAGGCGCTGTGCCGCTTCGACCCGTCGTTGCCGGTGTTTATCGAAGCCGAAAGCCGCCATATCGGTCGCCTCACGCTGCCCAATGCCCTGCTGGCCGCCATGCACCGTGCGCCGGCCATCCGGCTCGACGTGCCGCTGGCAGAACGGGTGCAGTTTCTGCTGCAGGATTACGACTTTCTCACCCGCGATCCGCTGCATTTGCGCTGTCAGCTGGAGCGGCTGCGGGCCCTGTATCCGCGCGAGCAGTGGCAGGCCTGGCAGGCCATGATCGAGGCCGGCCAGTTTGCCCGGCTGGTCGAGCAGTTGCTGCAGCAACACTACGACCCGCTGTATCAGCGTTCTACCAGCCGTCACTTTGTGGCCGACACTCGCAGCCTGCCTCTGGCCGATGTCAGCGAAAGTGCCCTCGAACGCGCCGCTTCTATGCTATAG